The following proteins come from a genomic window of Deinococcus aerius:
- a CDS encoding glycoside hydrolase family 43 protein, protein MTGTLSAVIENPVLRGFHPDPSILRVGGTYYLATSTFEWWPGVRVHRSDDLVTWTPCGHLLNEERLLRLGGVPDSGGIWAPHLSHDGERFHLVYTVVQAWGDLDAPKDSPNYHVSAPALEGPWSDPVYLTSGGFDPSLHFTPDGRAWLLYALWDHRPGFNAFPGIAAHEYDPAAGRLVGERRLVYTGTSIGLTEGPHLYERDGWFYLVVAEGGTSYRHAVTVARSRQPLGPYETHPGNPLLTSVDSPDLPLQKAGHASLVDTPDGEWYLAHLCGRPLARRLPNGRRPCPLGRETALQALTWGEDGWPRLAQGGNAPRVAVPAPPAARPRPRPAVWRDDFDGPTLGDEWQTLRAPATPEWCDLGSNPGWLRLRGRAPLNALDRQSLVGRRLDELRAEARTRVRCEPRHFQHSAGLALYYDTANWLSLSVSRGDQGLLASVTRCHHRRYAAPLGRAVRLAHGDVHLRVRYLDGDATFSVSENGEAWEDLATVDASFLCDEVEGGLGFTGTFVALWAQDLEGLGFTADFDFLEYRTDV, encoded by the coding sequence GTGACTGGAACCCTGAGCGCCGTCATCGAGAACCCCGTGCTGCGGGGCTTTCACCCCGACCCCTCGATCCTGCGGGTGGGCGGCACGTACTACCTCGCCACGAGCACCTTCGAGTGGTGGCCCGGCGTGCGGGTCCACCGCTCGGACGACCTCGTGACCTGGACCCCGTGCGGGCACCTGCTGAATGAGGAGCGTCTGCTCCGCCTGGGCGGGGTCCCCGACTCGGGCGGCATCTGGGCGCCGCACCTCTCGCACGACGGGGAACGCTTTCACCTCGTCTACACCGTCGTGCAGGCGTGGGGGGACCTCGACGCGCCCAAGGACAGCCCCAACTACCACGTCAGCGCCCCCGCCCTGGAGGGACCCTGGAGCGACCCGGTCTACCTCACCTCGGGCGGCTTCGACCCCTCGCTGCACTTCACGCCGGATGGGCGCGCCTGGCTGCTGTACGCGCTGTGGGACCACCGCCCGGGGTTCAACGCCTTTCCCGGCATCGCCGCGCACGAGTACGACCCGGCGGCGGGGCGGCTGGTCGGCGAGCGGCGCCTGGTCTACACGGGCACGAGCATCGGCCTCACCGAGGGGCCGCACCTGTACGAGCGGGACGGGTGGTTTTACCTCGTGGTCGCCGAGGGCGGCACGAGTTACCGTCATGCCGTGACCGTCGCCCGTTCCCGCCAGCCCCTCGGCCCCTACGAGACGCACCCCGGCAACCCGCTGCTGACGAGCGTGGATAGCCCGGACCTCCCCCTCCAGAAGGCGGGGCACGCCAGCCTGGTGGACACGCCGGACGGGGAGTGGTACCTCGCGCACCTGTGCGGGCGCCCCCTCGCGCGGCGGCTGCCGAACGGGCGGCGCCCCTGCCCGCTGGGCCGGGAGACCGCGCTTCAGGCCCTGACCTGGGGCGAGGACGGCTGGCCGCGCCTGGCGCAGGGGGGGAACGCGCCGCGGGTGGCGGTGCCCGCGCCCCCCGCCGCCCGGCCCCGCCCGCGCCCCGCCGTGTGGCGGGACGATTTCGACGGTCCCACCCTGGGGGACGAGTGGCAGACCCTGCGCGCCCCCGCCACGCCCGAGTGGTGCGACCTGGGCTCGAACCCCGGCTGGCTGCGGCTGAGGGGCCGCGCCCCCCTGAACGCCCTCGACCGGCAGTCCCTGGTGGGCCGCCGCCTCGACGAGCTGCGGGCCGAGGCGCGCACCCGGGTGCGCTGCGAGCCCCGGCACTTCCAGCATTCGGCGGGCCTGGCCCTGTACTACGACACCGCCAACTGGCTCTCCCTGAGCGTCTCGCGAGGCGACCAGGGCCTGCTGGCGAGCGTCACCCGCTGCCACCACCGCCGGTACGCGGCCCCGCTGGGCCGGGCGGTGCGGCTCGCGCACGGCGACGTTCACCTGCGGGTGCGCTACCTGGACGGGGACGCCACCTTCAGCGTGTCGGAGAACGGCGAGGCGTGGGAGGACCTCGCCACGGTGGACGCCAGCTTCCTGTGCGACGAGGTCGAGGGCGGGCTGGGCTTCACCGGCACCTTCGTCGCGCTGTGGGCGCAGGACCTGGAGGGGCTGGGCTTCACGGCGGACTTCGACTTCCTGGAGTACCGCACCGATGTCTGA
- the xylA gene encoding xylose isomerase — MQDYRPSREDKFTFGLWTVGNPGRDPFGEPTRKPLSAPYIVQKLAELGAYGVNLHDNDLVPIDASAQERDRLVREFRQALSDHGLVVPMATTNLFTDPAFKDGAFTSADARVRAYALQKVMHSMDLGAELGATTYVFWGGREGTEVDAGGKLLDALSWFRDSLNFLAQYSQDQGYGYRFALEPKPNEPRGDIFLPTVGSALGFIATLDQPDLFGLNPEFAHETMAGLSFPHAVAQALDAGKLFHIDLNDQKPGRFDQDLRFGAENLKGAFFTVQLLEEGGYDGPRHFDAHALRTEDEAGVWAFARGCMRTYLILREKAEQFRADPEIQAALAAYRVEDAELAELTGKFSRENAQALKSRTFDREALGRRGPGLEHLDQLTLELLLGLRSPVQGAPSARIEARG; from the coding sequence ATGCAGGATTACCGCCCCTCCAGGGAAGACAAATTCACCTTCGGCCTGTGGACGGTGGGCAACCCCGGCCGCGACCCCTTCGGTGAACCGACGAGAAAGCCCCTGAGCGCCCCCTACATCGTGCAGAAGCTCGCCGAACTCGGTGCCTACGGGGTGAATCTCCACGACAACGACCTCGTGCCCATCGACGCCTCCGCCCAGGAACGTGACCGCCTCGTCCGCGAGTTCCGGCAGGCGCTCTCCGACCACGGGCTCGTCGTCCCGATGGCGACCACCAACCTGTTCACCGACCCTGCCTTCAAGGACGGCGCCTTCACCTCCGCCGACGCGCGGGTGCGGGCCTACGCCCTCCAAAAGGTCATGCACTCCATGGACCTCGGCGCGGAGCTGGGCGCGACCACCTACGTCTTCTGGGGTGGACGGGAAGGAACGGAAGTGGACGCCGGGGGCAAGCTGCTCGACGCCCTCTCGTGGTTCCGCGACTCCTTGAACTTCCTGGCCCAGTACAGCCAGGATCAGGGCTACGGCTACCGCTTCGCGCTGGAACCCAAGCCCAACGAGCCGCGCGGCGACATCTTCCTGCCGACGGTCGGCTCGGCGCTGGGGTTCATCGCCACCCTCGACCAGCCGGACCTCTTCGGGCTCAACCCCGAATTCGCCCACGAGACGATGGCGGGGCTCTCCTTCCCGCACGCCGTCGCGCAGGCGCTCGACGCCGGGAAACTCTTCCACATCGACCTCAACGACCAGAAGCCGGGGAGATTCGACCAGGATCTGAGGTTCGGGGCCGAGAACCTCAAGGGCGCCTTTTTCACCGTGCAACTGCTGGAGGAGGGGGGCTACGACGGGCCGCGGCACTTCGACGCCCACGCGCTGCGCACCGAGGACGAGGCCGGGGTGTGGGCCTTTGCGCGGGGGTGTATGCGGACGTACCTGATCCTGAGGGAGAAGGCCGAGCAGTTCCGGGCCGACCCCGAGATTCAGGCGGCCCTCGCGGCCTACCGGGTGGAGGACGCGGAACTGGCGGAGTTGACGGGGAAGTTCAGCCGCGAGAACGCGCAGGCCCTGAAGAGTCGGACCTTCGACCGCGAGGCGCTGGGACGGCGCGGACCCGGCCTGGAACACCTCGACCAGCTCACCCTCGAACTCCTGCTCGGCCTGCGCTCCCCCGTGCAGGGGGCGCCCTCCGCCCGAATCGAGGCCCGGGGGTGA
- a CDS encoding bifunctional 4-hydroxy-2-oxoglutarate aldolase/2-dehydro-3-deoxy-phosphogluconate aldolase: MTVPGPDVTGALGAARVVGVLRAGTPAAAVEAARASVRAGLGALELTFTTPGVSEALAELRGERVLLGAGTVMNASQAEEAVAAGASFLVSPHLGEDVAAFAREAGVPYLPGVLTPGEVVRALALGVPAVKLFPARALGGPAYLRDLRGPLPGLRVMATGGIEPREVGGYLAAGALAVGLGGQLFPGTALRSGDWEAVEVAVRGALRAAGPVGA; encoded by the coding sequence ATGACGGTCCCCGGGCCGGACGTGACGGGTGCCCTGGGTGCGGCGCGGGTCGTCGGCGTGCTGCGGGCCGGGACCCCGGCGGCGGCGGTGGAGGCGGCCCGGGCGAGCGTCCGCGCAGGACTCGGCGCGCTGGAATTGACCTTCACCACGCCCGGCGTCTCCGAGGCGCTGGCTGAATTGCGGGGGGAGCGGGTGCTGCTGGGCGCGGGCACCGTGATGAACGCGTCTCAGGCGGAGGAGGCCGTGGCGGCGGGCGCATCCTTCCTGGTGAGCCCCCACCTCGGGGAGGACGTAGCCGCCTTCGCCCGGGAGGCGGGCGTGCCCTACCTGCCCGGGGTGCTGACCCCGGGCGAGGTCGTGCGCGCCCTGGCGCTGGGCGTCCCCGCCGTGAAGCTGTTTCCGGCCCGGGCGCTGGGCGGCCCCGCCTACCTGCGCGACCTGCGCGGGCCGCTGCCGGGGCTGCGCGTGATGGCGACGGGCGGCATCGAGCCGCGCGAGGTGGGCGGCTACCTCGCGGCGGGCGCCCTCGCCGTGGGGCTGGGGGGCCAGCTCTTCCCGGGCACGGCGCTGCGTTCGGGCGACTGGGAGGCCGTGGAGGTCGCTGTCCGCGGCGCCCTCCGGGCCGCGGGGCCGGTGGGCGCATGA
- the xylB gene encoding xylulokinase — MSEVTLGVDLGTSGVKAVALDREGQVVAEVTRGYPLLTPRPGWTEQNPADWVNAAVDALRSLTGALGDHRPLALGLSGQMHGLVALDARGGVIRPAPLWNDQRTGEAVEEIEARIPRADLIARTGNRAVTGFQLPKLLWLRSAEPENFARVRHALLPKDYLGYVLTGELATEPSDASGVGALNLASRDWDGDVLAALELPRDLFPPVRESWAVVGSLRADLARATGLPAGLPVVAGGGDNAAAGVALGLSSRRPGVGSVSLGTSGVVFAPLTRPTPDPQGRVHLFCHADGGYHLLGVTLSAAGALGWLHSRIAPEVPLATLLAEAGAVPDGAEGLTFLPFLAGERSPHMNPELRASWVGLSLAHGRGHLTRALLEGVAFSLADAYAVMRPLAPLDALAATGGGARSDLWLGLVAGALGLEVRRPEREPGAAHGAAILAMPAAGLFPDLPAAVEGLSPGTRPVPPRVGLGGAYPRYRETFVRLYGPG; from the coding sequence ATGTCTGAGGTCACGCTGGGGGTGGACCTGGGCACCAGCGGCGTGAAGGCCGTCGCGCTGGACCGGGAGGGGCAGGTCGTGGCCGAGGTGACCCGGGGCTACCCGCTGCTCACCCCGCGCCCCGGCTGGACCGAGCAGAACCCGGCGGACTGGGTGAACGCGGCGGTGGACGCCCTGCGGTCCCTCACCGGGGCTCTCGGGGACCACCGCCCGCTCGCCCTGGGCCTCTCCGGCCAGATGCACGGCCTGGTCGCCCTCGACGCCCGCGGCGGGGTGATTCGCCCCGCGCCCCTGTGGAACGACCAGCGCACCGGGGAGGCGGTCGAGGAGATCGAGGCCCGCATCCCCCGCGCCGACCTGATCGCCCGCACCGGCAACCGGGCCGTGACCGGCTTCCAGCTGCCCAAGCTGCTGTGGCTGCGCTCTGCCGAGCCGGAGAACTTCGCCCGGGTGCGCCACGCCCTGCTCCCCAAGGACTACCTGGGGTACGTCCTCACCGGGGAGCTGGCGACCGAACCGTCGGACGCCTCGGGGGTGGGGGCGCTCAACCTGGCGAGCCGGGACTGGGACGGGGACGTGCTGGCCGCCCTGGAGCTGCCGCGGGACCTCTTCCCCCCCGTGCGGGAGTCCTGGGCGGTGGTGGGGTCCCTCCGGGCCGACCTGGCGCGGGCGACGGGCCTTCCGGCGGGGCTGCCGGTCGTGGCGGGCGGGGGGGACAACGCGGCGGCGGGTGTGGCCCTGGGCCTCTCCAGCCGCCGCCCCGGGGTGGGCAGCGTGAGCCTGGGCACGAGCGGCGTGGTGTTCGCGCCCCTGACCCGGCCCACACCGGACCCACAGGGCCGCGTCCACCTGTTCTGCCACGCCGACGGCGGGTACCACCTGCTCGGCGTGACCCTCTCGGCGGCGGGGGCGCTGGGGTGGCTGCACAGCCGGATCGCCCCGGAGGTCCCGCTGGCGACCCTGCTCGCCGAGGCGGGGGCCGTGCCGGACGGGGCGGAGGGGCTGACCTTCCTGCCCTTCCTGGCGGGCGAGCGCAGCCCGCACATGAACCCCGAGCTGCGCGCGAGCTGGGTGGGCCTCTCGCTCGCGCACGGGCGGGGGCACCTCACCCGGGCGCTGCTGGAGGGGGTGGCCTTCAGCCTGGCCGACGCCTACGCGGTGATGCGGCCCCTGGCCCCCCTCGACGCGCTCGCAGCGACGGGCGGGGGCGCGCGCAGCGACCTGTGGCTGGGCCTGGTCGCGGGGGCGCTGGGACTGGAGGTGCGGCGCCCCGAGCGGGAACCGGGCGCGGCCCACGGCGCGGCCATCCTGGCGATGCCCGCCGCGGGCCTGTTCCCCGACCTTCCCGCCGCGGTGGAGGGCCTGTCCCCGGGAACCCGACCTGTTCCGCCACGGGTGGGCCTGGGCGGGGCGTACCCGCGCTACCGTGAGACGTTCGTGCGGCTGTACGGCCCCGGCTGA
- a CDS encoding sugar kinase → MRFDLIGVGEAMVELFADEPLGEAAVLRRRWGGDVLNALVAASRAGGRVSLVTWVGDDPFGPGLRREWEAEGVDVSRAPLVPGENGVYFISLVNGEREFTYRRAGSAASHLAPEHLDAAHLASTRTLLLSGITQALSDSAQAATLEAARIARAAGVTVAFDPNYRASLWAARGGAPAARRAWGELAPLVDVLLPSLPADLPALGLPEHLPADEALARLGECVPLVALKAAERGAYLAARGAVAHVPAQPVAVVDSTGAGDAWNGDFLLSLARGALPHDAAAHAHRASAHVLRHRGAIPPHTRQETT, encoded by the coding sequence ATGAGGTTCGACCTGATCGGCGTGGGCGAGGCGATGGTGGAACTCTTCGCCGACGAGCCACTGGGGGAGGCGGCGGTGCTGCGGCGGCGCTGGGGCGGGGACGTGCTGAACGCCCTCGTCGCCGCCAGCCGGGCGGGGGGCCGGGTCAGCCTCGTGACCTGGGTGGGCGACGACCCCTTCGGCCCGGGCCTGCGGCGCGAGTGGGAGGCCGAGGGGGTGGACGTGTCGCGGGCGCCCCTGGTCCCCGGCGAGAACGGGGTGTACTTCATCTCGCTCGTGAACGGCGAGCGCGAGTTCACGTACCGGCGGGCGGGCAGCGCCGCGAGTCACCTGGCTCCCGAACACCTCGACGCCGCGCACCTCGCGTCCACGCGGACGCTGCTGCTGTCTGGGATCACCCAGGCCCTCTCCGACAGCGCCCAGGCCGCGACGCTGGAGGCCGCCCGGATCGCCCGGGCCGCGGGCGTCACGGTGGCCTTCGACCCGAACTACCGCGCGTCCCTGTGGGCGGCCCGGGGCGGGGCGCCCGCGGCCCGGCGGGCCTGGGGGGAACTGGCCCCCCTGGTGGACGTGCTGCTCCCCAGCCTGCCCGCCGACCTGCCCGCGCTGGGCCTGCCCGAACACCTTCCCGCCGACGAGGCGCTCGCGCGGCTCGGCGAGTGCGTCCCCCTGGTGGCCCTCAAGGCCGCCGAGCGGGGGGCCTACCTCGCGGCCCGCGGCGCCGTGGCCCACGTGCCCGCCCAGCCCGTCGCCGTGGTGGACAGCACCGGCGCGGGCGACGCGTGGAACGGCGACTTTCTCCTCAGCCTGGCCCGCGGCGCGCTCCCGCACGACGCGGCGGCCCACGCGCACCGCGCCAGCGCCCACGTGCTGCGCCACCGCGGCGCCATTCCCCCCCACACCCGTCAGGAGACGACATGA
- a CDS encoding discoidin domain-containing protein, whose product MKRRPNWLAASLALAAWLSACGVSPTPTAAQPGSPRLGNLSTAGTSFADDLADLTQVYEQAGADKLRLYTTDPQNFGGDGTRLAKRGVGAGRFVTYHSATDLTRLEATAYFNAAEAPDDLLFLAAGNDGNFTAVSAARSPLAYQAGGWSKATYSVALPAGTRFVRVEFGPNSKQDWTVQLGQVRLEGYTQPGYAVDDLNDLGKAYDATIPTLRLDVTNPQNFAGDTSRLSRRGVGPGRYVAYQSSTDIDGLEATAYFNAAEAPLDPTFSTSGDGASFTPVTATRSALTFITAGWSKATYRLRFAPGTRFVRLEFNPASTLEWTPQIGQIKLEGATLVTERPLPPPSPQVQEAITALRNVSKLKAEHPRLLATAADFDRLRAAKDSDATLRAWYDKLKGQADRLLTQAPSRYEIPDGLRLLATSRQVLSRVSTLGLLYQLDRNPAYAERAWKELEAAANFPDWNPTHFLDVAEMTHAFALGYDWLYDALTPEQRAAVRGAIVQKGLMQGIRVYRGLKEGADSRWFWTTAKINWNLVVNGGLGMGALAVGDEAPQVAEEVLYSGLESMRYALPEYKPDGSWSEGAGYWAFATRYLVAYLAASQTALGTDQGILGAYPGLAKTGDFGVGLNGPSQTFNYGDTGPGLVYDASLFWLARTFNKPVWAAYEQRNPSPTAQDFLWYTPVTASLAGAPLDNFFEDADVATLRSAWDNVNAVFAGFKAGGNADGHNDLDLGSFVFDALGIRWAEDLGQENYNLPGYFDYSPGGARWTYYRKRAEGQNTLVINPGAGPDQNPVARAEIVARGSSPQSAFVVADLSAAYDAQATSVRRGLALLDERRMMLLQDEIQTKAPAEVNWFMHTAANIEVLDGGRSALLSRGSAKRLWVTVLAGPGDALFSAMPAAPLPTSPNPAGQTVNTGIQKLALKMGNVGSTTLSVLFVPLQAGEPVPTAAPQGLRVTPLSEWQAYSFERARLSDLKVNGQSLPGFSPETFSYNVILPAGETKVPNVKGVTSGPGTFVLPAKASSVPGTTRLMVFSVGKPFGVASYTVHFSTARGTPVEMLPAVPVTAVTASGVDGTNVPENTLDGKLDTRWSAFGNGQWIQYDLGQTRQLGYVEIAFFNGDGRKTYFDVQVSNDGAAWRTVYGGESSGTSRDLEAFDFASAQARYVRVVGYGSTANMWNSLTEVVLHGQ is encoded by the coding sequence ATGAAGAGAAGACCAAACTGGTTGGCCGCGTCGCTGGCCCTCGCCGCCTGGCTGTCCGCCTGCGGAGTCTCCCCCACACCCACGGCGGCGCAGCCTGGGTCGCCCCGGCTGGGCAACCTGTCCACGGCTGGCACCAGCTTCGCGGACGATCTGGCCGACCTCACCCAGGTCTACGAGCAGGCGGGGGCGGACAAGCTGCGGCTCTACACCACCGACCCCCAGAACTTCGGCGGGGACGGCACCCGGCTCGCCAAGCGCGGGGTGGGCGCCGGACGGTTTGTCACGTACCACTCGGCCACCGACCTCACCCGCCTGGAGGCGACCGCCTACTTCAACGCGGCGGAGGCCCCCGACGACCTGCTGTTCCTCGCGGCGGGCAACGACGGGAATTTCACCGCCGTGAGTGCGGCGCGCTCGCCCCTCGCCTACCAGGCGGGAGGGTGGAGCAAGGCCACCTACAGCGTGGCCCTGCCCGCGGGAACGCGCTTTGTGAGGGTCGAGTTCGGGCCGAACTCCAAGCAGGACTGGACGGTACAGCTCGGGCAGGTGCGGCTGGAGGGCTACACCCAGCCGGGCTACGCGGTGGACGACCTGAACGACCTGGGCAAGGCGTACGACGCCACCATCCCCACCCTGCGGCTCGACGTGACCAATCCCCAGAACTTCGCGGGCGACACCTCGCGCCTCAGCCGCCGGGGCGTGGGGCCGGGCCGCTACGTGGCCTACCAGTCGAGTACGGACATCGACGGGCTGGAGGCGACGGCGTACTTCAACGCGGCGGAGGCGCCCCTCGACCCCACCTTTTCCACGTCGGGTGACGGCGCCAGCTTCACCCCGGTGACGGCCACGCGCTCGGCCCTGACCTTTATCACCGCCGGGTGGAGCAAGGCGACCTACCGCCTCCGGTTCGCGCCGGGCACCCGTTTTGTGCGGCTCGAATTCAACCCGGCCTCGACGCTGGAATGGACGCCCCAGATCGGGCAGATCAAGCTGGAGGGAGCCACCCTGGTGACCGAACGACCCCTGCCTCCCCCCTCGCCGCAGGTGCAGGAGGCGATCACCGCCCTGCGCAATGTTTCAAAGCTGAAGGCCGAACACCCCCGGCTGCTGGCGACCGCCGCTGATTTCGACCGCCTGCGCGCGGCCAAGGACAGCGACGCGACCCTGCGGGCGTGGTACGACAAACTCAAGGGCCAGGCCGACCGCCTGCTCACCCAGGCCCCCTCCCGCTACGAGATTCCCGACGGCCTGCGCCTGCTGGCGACCTCGCGGCAGGTGCTGAGCCGGGTGTCCACCCTGGGCCTGCTCTACCAGCTCGACCGCAACCCCGCGTATGCCGAGCGCGCCTGGAAGGAGCTGGAGGCCGCCGCCAACTTCCCCGACTGGAACCCCACCCACTTCCTCGACGTGGCGGAGATGACGCACGCCTTCGCCCTGGGCTACGACTGGCTCTATGACGCCCTGACCCCCGAGCAGCGCGCGGCCGTGCGCGGCGCCATCGTGCAAAAAGGGCTGATGCAGGGCATCCGGGTCTACCGCGGCCTGAAGGAGGGCGCCGACAGCCGCTGGTTCTGGACGACCGCCAAGATCAACTGGAACCTCGTCGTGAACGGCGGGCTGGGGATGGGCGCCCTCGCGGTGGGCGACGAGGCCCCCCAGGTCGCCGAGGAGGTGCTGTACTCGGGGCTGGAGTCCATGCGGTACGCCCTGCCCGAGTACAAGCCCGACGGCTCCTGGTCGGAGGGCGCCGGGTACTGGGCCTTCGCCACCCGGTACCTCGTGGCCTACCTCGCCGCCTCGCAGACGGCGCTGGGCACCGACCAGGGCATCCTGGGGGCCTATCCCGGCCTGGCGAAGACGGGCGACTTCGGGGTGGGGCTCAACGGCCCGTCGCAGACCTTCAACTACGGGGACACCGGGCCGGGGCTGGTGTACGACGCCTCGCTCTTCTGGCTGGCCCGCACCTTTAACAAGCCGGTGTGGGCGGCATACGAGCAGCGCAACCCCTCGCCCACCGCGCAGGACTTCCTGTGGTACACCCCGGTGACGGCCTCGCTGGCGGGGGCGCCGCTCGACAACTTCTTCGAGGACGCCGACGTGGCGACCCTGCGCAGCGCCTGGGACAACGTGAACGCCGTGTTCGCGGGCTTCAAGGCGGGCGGGAACGCCGACGGGCACAACGACCTCGACCTGGGCTCCTTCGTGTTCGACGCCCTGGGCATCCGCTGGGCCGAGGACCTGGGCCAAGAGAACTACAACCTGCCGGGCTACTTCGACTACAGCCCGGGCGGGGCGCGCTGGACCTACTACCGCAAGCGCGCCGAGGGCCAGAACACCCTGGTCATCAACCCCGGCGCCGGCCCCGACCAGAACCCGGTCGCCCGCGCGGAGATCGTCGCGCGCGGCTCCAGCCCGCAGTCGGCCTTCGTGGTGGCGGACCTGAGCGCCGCGTACGACGCGCAGGCGACGAGCGTGCGCCGCGGCCTGGCCCTGCTCGACGAGCGGCGCATGATGCTGCTGCAAGACGAGATCCAGACGAAGGCCCCCGCCGAGGTGAACTGGTTCATGCACACCGCCGCGAACATCGAGGTCCTCGACGGCGGGCGCTCGGCCCTGCTGTCGCGCGGCAGCGCCAAGCGGCTGTGGGTGACGGTCCTCGCCGGGCCGGGCGACGCGCTCTTCAGCGCCATGCCCGCCGCCCCGCTGCCCACCTCGCCCAACCCGGCGGGGCAGACCGTGAACACCGGCATTCAGAAGCTCGCGCTGAAGATGGGGAACGTCGGCAGCACCACCCTGTCCGTGCTGTTCGTGCCGCTCCAGGCGGGCGAGCCGGTGCCGACAGCGGCGCCGCAGGGGCTCCGGGTCACCCCCCTGAGCGAGTGGCAGGCGTACTCGTTCGAGCGGGCCCGCCTGAGTGACCTCAAGGTGAATGGCCAGTCGCTGCCCGGCTTCTCGCCTGAGACCTTCAGCTACAACGTGATCCTGCCCGCGGGCGAGACCAAGGTGCCCAACGTCAAGGGGGTCACGAGCGGCCCGGGCACCTTTGTCCTGCCCGCCAAGGCGAGTTCCGTGCCCGGCACCACGCGCCTGATGGTGTTCTCGGTCGGCAAGCCGTTCGGGGTGGCGAGTTACACGGTCCACTTCTCGACCGCGCGGGGCACCCCCGTCGAGATGCTGCCCGCCGTGCCGGTGACCGCCGTGACCGCCAGCGGCGTGGACGGCACGAACGTCCCCGAGAACACCCTGGACGGCAAGCTCGACACCCGCTGGTCCGCCTTCGGCAACGGGCAGTGGATCCAGTACGACCTGGGGCAGACCCGCCAGCTCGGCTACGTGGAGATCGCCTTTTTCAACGGGGACGGGCGCAAGACCTACTTCGACGTGCAGGTCTCGAACGACGGCGCGGCGTGGCGCACGGTCTACGGCGGGGAGAGCAGCGGCACCTCCCGGGACCTGGAGGCCTTCGACTTCGCCAGCGCGCAGGCCCGCTACGTGCGCGTGGTGGGGTACGGCAGCACCGCCAACATGTGGAACAGCCTGACCGAAGTGGTCCTGCACGGGCAGTGA
- a CDS encoding glycoside hydrolase family 88 protein yields the protein MTDTVLKPLPTETELRGALARALGTVGDHRRAFTHVFPDDTTRAGRYPARASNVGWTTGFSTGLFWLAYEHTGDPAFRESAEAHVASFAERLALRADVGHHDLGFLYTLSCVAAWRLTGNPQARAAALEAAELLHARFLPRAGIIQAWGDLNDPRQRGRMIVDCLMNLPLLHWAARESGEARYREAAISHARQAARFLVRGDHSTHHTFYFDPETGTPLHGRTHQGHADDSTWSRGQAWGVYGFALNAALSGDGELLRVACRVADHYLERLPADLVPYWDFHFREPSPEPRDSSAAAIAACGLLALAEQLPAGQGERYREWGLATLGSLARAYTPGEEDGSDALLLHGVYSRPENVGVDEGTLWGDYFYLEALTRATRAWTPYW from the coding sequence ATGACCGACACCGTCCTCAAGCCCCTGCCCACGGAAACCGAGCTGCGCGGTGCGCTGGCCCGCGCCCTGGGCACCGTCGGGGATCACCGCCGGGCCTTTACCCACGTGTTCCCGGACGACACCACGCGCGCGGGGCGCTACCCGGCCCGGGCCTCCAACGTGGGGTGGACGACCGGCTTCTCCACCGGCCTGTTCTGGCTGGCCTACGAACACACCGGCGACCCCGCGTTCCGGGAGAGCGCCGAGGCGCACGTGGCGAGCTTCGCCGAGCGGCTGGCGCTGCGCGCGGACGTGGGGCACCACGACCTCGGCTTTCTCTACACCCTGTCGTGCGTGGCGGCCTGGCGCCTGACCGGGAACCCGCAGGCCCGGGCCGCCGCCCTGGAGGCCGCGGAACTGCTCCATGCCCGCTTCCTGCCCCGCGCGGGGATCATCCAGGCGTGGGGAGACCTGAACGACCCCCGGCAGCGCGGGCGCATGATCGTGGACTGCCTGATGAACCTGCCGCTGCTGCACTGGGCCGCGCGCGAGAGCGGCGAGGCGCGCTACCGCGAGGCGGCGATCTCGCACGCCCGGCAGGCCGCCCGCTTCCTGGTGCGCGGGGACCACAGCACCCACCACACCTTCTACTTCGACCCGGAGACGGGGACGCCCCTGCATGGCCGCACCCACCAGGGCCACGCCGACGACTCCACCTGGTCGCGCGGGCAGGCCTGGGGCGTGTACGGCTTCGCCCTGAACGCCGCGCTCTCCGGGGACGGCGAGCTGCTGCGGGTCGCGTGCCGGGTCGCCGACCACTACCTCGAGCGGCTGCCCGCCGACCTCGTGCCGTACTGGGACTTCCACTTCCGCGAGCCGTCCCCGGAGCCGCGCGACTCCTCGGCGGCCGCCATCGCCGCCTGCGGGCTGCTGGCCCTGGCGGAGCAGCTTCCGGCGGGCCAGGGGGAGCGCTACCGCGAGTGGGGCCTGGCGACCCTGGGCTCGCTCGCCCGCGCCTACACCCCGGGGGAGGAGGACGGCAGCGACGCCCTGCTGCTGCACGGGGTCTACAGCCGCCCCGAGAATGTCGGCGTGGACGAGGGGACGCTGTGGGGCGACTACTTCTACCTCGAGGCCCTGACGCGCGCGACCCGGGCCTGGACCCCATACTGGTGA